One Mercurialis annua linkage group LG3, ddMerAnnu1.2, whole genome shotgun sequence DNA window includes the following coding sequences:
- the LOC126671311 gene encoding WD repeat-containing protein RUP2-like: protein MKNLSDEFHPATSLDPQKDEEQHSLRCEWDFNLRTVISSNSTTAGTDAVGVIEFDQSQTILATGGIARKIRIYSLTSLLPHHANALSLLDHANACDYYISTPAKLSSLRWKPGSGSRVIGSGDYDGVVMEHDVERKVAIFERDEHGGRRVWSVDYSHWQPVVGASGSDDGTMQLWDPRCDGGGSVATTAVLKKAVCCVEFNPFGGSIIAVGCADRRVYGYDVRMVTHPVMVLDGHKKTVTYVRFVDNATLASASIDGRLSLWNLEDCEMIRSYKGHVNRRNFVGLSVWRTGGLLGCGSENNQVVVYDKRWGEPIWGHGSEQVGDHVFVNSVCWRQVDEDECTLVTGGSNGVLQVFEVKRKPMHS, encoded by the coding sequence ATGAAAAACTTGTCAGATGAATTCCATCCAGCAACTTCACTGGACCCTCAAAAAGATGAAGAACAACACAGCCTCAGATGTGAGTGGGATTTTAATCTGCGGACTGTGATTTCTTCAAACTCAACCACCGCCGGAACTGATGCAGTCGGCGTAATCGAGTTCGACCAATCCCAAACCATCCTTGCCACAGGCGGAATCGCCCGAAAAATACGCATTTACAGCCTCACATCGTTGCTTCCGCACCACGCTAACGCTCTATCTTTGCTAGACCATGCCAATGCGTGCGATTATTACATCTCTACTCCAGCTAAACTCAGCAGTCTGCGATGGAAGCCCGGTTCGGGCAGCCGGGTGATAGGGTCCGGAGATTATGATGGCGTAGTTATGGAGCATGATGTGGAGCGAAAGGTAGCCATATTCGAACGCGACGAGCACGGCGGGCGCCGGGTATGGAGCGTGGATTATTCGCATTGGCAACCCGTTGTCGGGGCGTCGGGATCGGACGACGGGACCATGCAGTTGTGGGACCCGCGATGCGACGGAGGTGGTTCTGTGGCTACGACAGCTGTGCTGAAAAAGGCGGTATGCTGTGTGGAGTTCAATCCGTTTGGTGGATCAATTATAGCCGTGGGATGTGCGGACCGTAGGGTATACGGGTATGATGTTCGGATGGTGACTCATCCGGTTATGGTGCTGGATGGGCATAAGAAAACCGTGACCTACGTTAGATTTGTGGATAATGCCACGTTGGCATCTGCCAGCATTGATGGCCGCTTAAGTCTCTGGAATTTAGAGGATTGTGAAATGATCCGCTCGTACAAGGGCCATGTTAACCGCAGGAACTTTGTTGGGTTGTCGGTATGGAGAACAGGCGGGTTATTGGGTTGCGGGTCGGAGAACAACCAAGTGGTTGTGTATGACAAGAGGTGGGGTGAGCCAATATGGGGTCATGGGTCGGAGCAAGTGGGCGATCATGTGTTTGTAAACAGTGTTTGTTGGAGACAAGTTGATGAGGATGAGTGCACACTTGTGACGGGTGGATCAAATGGGGTCTTACAAGTATTCGAAGTAAAAAGGAAGCCTATGCATAGCTAA
- the LOC126672669 gene encoding uncharacterized protein LOC126672669 gives MRVICTVCKIGGPIGILGHKNLPSLMTLYQILLFLSLFKFQNYHEVFQYWNPPPGFNLVSLLLSYGLRTSCFNLEFWFSHFEKLLGYECYIRARDNPFFDGLLKGDIISRNRSPTLDFQGNDGRRKNNSRTTSDITHARSNKHFIQEISENSVESPIKDSVSDIGLNPVEQSALGRLSKISESNSLVFPNFQSDTSWELGGTYVPSKESSPKASEANKECQIVPKPAVEKSPRPAVEKSFSMNKRKQNLSKIPLPQSAASFYNGLSPDLEIMQSWDSIKRLNLFLKSGREDVRAGVPGRFLHAVIGQDSDVGSIISTIMYAFYLNEAQASDKLCTVPVINMKREDLKCRAELQWLLNSCQIDESFLLFIDEIDLSYYDLFGSLKLVLLNGDKLPAKQEALKGALTELFNCRKGESEYPGVAKVTVSEDSSCCTLIAEKFAQISPEILAEQGFSRLLLAGILSDTGNLSGPHCTDKDKYTATLLINGAGRFGSNGLYQLLRYKMHDVSDLKLIDILRKEFKKWTRVGSKSVLSYIGMSSIGISIEQLLSHQDRSTQEIKYFQQLERLRLLMIVSGYYDSDNNFKREILFSAESVDLMKNLLLFLNSNASHLPLKVLPHKGAKDEMMRVFEIDKITSRKTIERLLEEFDAASAVKA, from the exons ATGAGAGTCATTTGCACCGTATGCAAAATTGGAGGGCCAATTGGTATATTAGGCCATAAG AATTTGCCGTCTCTTATGACATTATAccaaattttactttttctttctcttttcaaatttcaaaactaTCATGAAGTCTTCCAGTACTGGAATCCACCTCCAG GTTTTAACTTAGTGTCCCTACTACTAAGCTATGGTTTGAGAACTAGTTGTTTCAATTTAGAATTTTGGTTTAGTCATTTTGAGAAACTCTTAggctat GAATGTTACATTCGTGCCCGAGATAATCCATTCTTTGATGGTCTATTAAAAGGTGATATCATCTCAAGGAATCGGAGTCCGACATTGGACTTTCAAGGAAATGATGGACGCAGGAAGAACAATTCTCGGACAACTTCTGATATTACTCATGCAAGAAGTAACAAACACTTCATTCAAGAAATATCCGAGAACTCCGTGGAGTCGCCAATAAAAGACTCAGTCTCAGACATTGGTCTGAATCCGGTTGAGCAATCTGCATTAGGAAGACTGTCCAAGATTTCAGAATCAAATTCATTAGTATTCCCAAATTTTCAGTCTGATACGAGCTGGGAGTTGGGTGGTACATATGTTCCAAGTAAAGAATCTAGTCCCAAAGCTTCTGAAGCAAATAAAGAGTGTCAAATTGTACCAAAACCTGCGGTCGAAAAATCACCAAGACCTGCGGTCGAAAAATCTTTTAGCATGAACAAAAGGAAACAGAACCTGTCAAAGATACCACTTCCTCAATCTGCTGCATCATTCTATAATGGATTGTCCCCTGACCTTGAAATTATGCAGTCATGGGACAGCATTAAGAGGCTAAATCTATTCTTGAAATCCGGAAGAGAGGATGTCCGAGCTGGTGTTCCTGGAAGATTCTTGCATGCTGTAATTGGCCAAGATTCTG ATGTTGGATCCATCATATCAACCATCATGTATGCTTTCTACTTGAACGAGGCGCAGGCAAGTGACAAGTTGTGCACTGTACCGGTGATCAATATGAAAAGGGAAGACCTGAAATGTCGCGCTGAACTGCAATGGTTGTTGAATTCATGTCAAATTGATGAgtcatttttattgtttatagaTGAG ATtgacctatcatattatgatcTGTTTGGGAGTCTCAAGCTAGTTCTACTAAATGGAGACAAGCTACCAGCCAAACAAGAG GCATTAAAGGGAGCACTCACCGAGCTATTCAATTGCAGAAAG GGCGAATCTGAATATCCTGGGGTTGCGAAAGTTACTGTTTCCGAG GACTCCTCTTGTTGTACCCTCATTGCTGAAAAGTTTGCACAGATTTCACCGGAGATTTTGGCCGAACAAGGATTCAGCAGACTTTTG TTGGCAGGCATCCTCTCAGATACCGGAAACCTTTCCGGCCCACATTGTACAGATAAAGACAAGTACACTGCTACACTATTGATCAATGGTGCTGGCCGCTTCGGCTCCAATGGTCTTTACCAACTAT TGAGATACAAAATGCATGATGTTTCCGATCTCAAATTAATCGACATATTGCGCAAGGAGTTTAAGAAATGGACAAGAGTAG GTTCGAAATCAGTACTGTCGTACATTGGGATGAGCTCTATTGGTATATCAATAGAGCAACTTCTTTCTCATCAGGATAGATCGACTCAAGAAATCAAGTATTTCCAGC AGTTGGAGAGACTTCGACTACTAATGATAGTATCTGGATATTATGATTCAGACAACAACTTCAAG AGAGAGATCCTATTCAGTGCCGAATCAGTTGATCTTATGAAGAATCTGCTCTTGTTCCTGAATTCCAATGCATCTCACCTCCCTCTCAAAGTTCTTCCCCACAAAg GTGCGAAAGATGAAATGATGAGGGTATTTGAGATTGACAAGATCACATCCAGAAAGACTATTGAGCGTCTCCTAGAAGAATTTGATGCTGCTTCTGCTGTAAAGGCTTAA